One window from the genome of Breoghania sp. L-A4 encodes:
- a CDS encoding carboxyl transferase domain-containing protein has translation MQLLIDDLKAKRAEAAAGGPARARERHLSRGKLLPRERVLRLIDPGTPFLELSPLAAHGLYNDAIHGAGLITGIGRVSGRECMIVCNDATIKGGTYYPMTVKKHLRAQEIARENRLPCIYLVDSGGANLPNQTDVFPDREHFGRIFFNQANMSAMGIAQIAVVMGSCTAGGAYVPAMSDETIIVRRQGTIFLAGPPLVKAATGEEVSAEDLGGADVHARTSGVADHYALDDEQALAMARRCIANLNGEKRPDIALQPPRAPLYDPSELDGVVPADLKKQYDAREVIARLVDGSEFDEFKKLYGTTLVTGFARIEGMPVGIIANNGILFSESALKGAHFIELCCQRRIPLLFLQNITGFMVGRDYEAGGIAKDGAKLVTAVACAQVPKVTVIVGGSYGAGNYGMCGRAYSPRFLFMWPNARISVMGGEQAASVLATVKRDNIEADGGAWSAEEEEAFKAPIRDLYEQEGHPYHATARLWDDGIIAPSETRRVLGLAFSAALNAPVPETKFGVFRM, from the coding sequence ATGCAATTGCTGATCGACGATTTGAAGGCCAAGCGCGCGGAGGCAGCCGCCGGCGGACCGGCGCGTGCCCGCGAAAGGCATCTTTCGCGCGGCAAGTTGCTGCCGCGCGAGCGCGTCCTGCGGCTGATCGATCCGGGGACGCCGTTTCTCGAACTCTCGCCGCTCGCCGCGCACGGTCTGTACAACGACGCGATCCATGGTGCGGGACTGATCACCGGGATCGGCCGCGTCTCGGGGCGTGAGTGCATGATCGTGTGCAACGATGCGACCATCAAGGGCGGGACCTATTACCCGATGACGGTGAAGAAGCACCTGCGCGCCCAGGAAATAGCGCGCGAGAACCGCTTGCCGTGCATTTACCTGGTGGATTCAGGTGGCGCCAACCTGCCGAACCAGACCGACGTGTTTCCCGACCGCGAGCATTTCGGCCGCATCTTCTTCAACCAGGCCAACATGTCGGCGATGGGAATCGCCCAGATCGCCGTGGTCATGGGATCGTGCACCGCCGGCGGTGCCTATGTACCGGCCATGTCCGACGAGACGATCATTGTGCGCAGGCAAGGTACGATTTTTCTCGCCGGTCCGCCGCTGGTGAAGGCGGCGACGGGTGAGGAGGTTTCCGCCGAGGATCTGGGCGGCGCGGACGTGCATGCCAGGACATCCGGCGTTGCGGATCATTATGCGCTCGATGACGAGCAGGCGCTGGCCATGGCGCGCCGCTGTATTGCAAATCTGAACGGCGAGAAGCGCCCCGATATTGCGTTGCAGCCGCCGCGCGCGCCGCTCTATGACCCTTCGGAACTGGACGGTGTCGTGCCGGCGGATCTGAAAAAGCAGTATGACGCGCGTGAGGTGATCGCGCGGCTGGTCGACGGCTCCGAGTTCGACGAATTCAAGAAGCTCTACGGCACGACGCTGGTCACGGGCTTTGCCAGGATCGAGGGCATGCCTGTCGGGATCATCGCCAACAACGGCATCCTGTTTTCTGAATCCGCACTGAAGGGCGCGCATTTCATCGAGTTGTGCTGTCAGCGGCGCATCCCGCTGCTGTTTCTCCAGAACATCACCGGCTTCATGGTGGGACGCGACTATGAGGCCGGCGGCATCGCCAAGGACGGCGCCAAGCTGGTCACCGCCGTCGCCTGCGCGCAGGTCCCAAAGGTCACCGTCATCGTCGGCGGTTCGTATGGGGCGGGCAACTACGGCATGTGCGGACGCGCCTACAGCCCCCGGTTCCTGTTCATGTGGCCCAATGCCCGGATTTCCGTGATGGGCGGCGAGCAGGCGGCGTCGGTGCTTGCGACGGTCAAGCGCGACAACATCGAAGCGGACGGCGGCGCATGGAGCGCGGAGGAGGAGGAGGCCTTCAAGGCGCCAATCCGGGATCTCTATGAGCAAGAGGGGCATCCTTACCATGCCACCGCGCGGTTGTGGGACGATGGCATCATCGCGCCGTCGGAAACCCGTCGCGTGCTGGGACTGGCGTTTTCCGCCGCGCTCAACGCACCGGTTCCAGAAACAAAATTCGGCGTCTTCAGGATGTAA
- a CDS encoding rhodanese-like domain-containing protein, whose translation MKRGYKDLVEEAEREIVTLSAGEALALSGDPGVVLVDLRDIRELAREGKVPGAVHAPRGMLEFWVDPDSPYHREVFSQDKRFVFFCAGGLRSALATKAVQDMGLENVAHIAGGFGAWRDAGGPVDKPEQR comes from the coding sequence ATGAAGCGCGGCTACAAGGATCTCGTTGAAGAGGCCGAACGCGAGATCGTCACGTTGAGTGCCGGCGAGGCTTTGGCGCTTTCGGGCGATCCGGGCGTCGTCCTTGTCGATCTGCGCGACATCCGCGAACTGGCGCGCGAGGGCAAGGTGCCGGGTGCCGTTCACGCGCCGCGCGGCATGCTGGAATTCTGGGTCGATCCAGACAGCCCGTATCACCGTGAGGTCTTCTCCCAGGACAAGCGCTTTGTGTTCTTCTGCGCCGGCGGCTTGCGTTCGGCTCTGGCCACCAAGGCCGTGCAGGATATGGGGCTGGAAAACGTGGCGCATATCGCCGGCGGATTCGGCGCCTGGCGGGACGCGGGCGGCCCGGTGGACAAGCCGGAACAGCGGTAG
- a CDS encoding DUF599 family protein produces the protein MTSLSPIDAAALGWFLVCWTAFNWLVGHSRWKHRTLSHTMDGYRHAWMLAMRERPMRMVDTQIISGLQQGTAFFASTALLALGGGFAMLNATERVLELYADLPFSIAMTRGQWEAKVLGLMMIFAYTFFKFGWAYRLFNYCSILVGAVPHDTTPTPHALAMAEKAAAMNILAGRHFNQGQRALFFSIGFMSWFAGPLPFVAVTSCVTLVLTRRQFFSNALEAARTPTGENNQV, from the coding sequence ATGACTTCGCTCTCCCCCATCGACGCGGCCGCGCTGGGCTGGTTCCTTGTCTGCTGGACGGCCTTCAACTGGCTCGTTGGGCACAGCCGCTGGAAACACCGCACCCTGTCGCACACCATGGACGGCTATCGCCATGCCTGGATGCTGGCGATGCGCGAACGCCCGATGCGCATGGTGGATACCCAGATCATCTCCGGCTTGCAGCAGGGAACCGCCTTCTTCGCCTCCACCGCCCTGCTCGCACTGGGCGGCGGCTTCGCGATGCTCAATGCGACCGAGCGGGTGCTGGAACTCTACGCCGACCTGCCGTTTTCCATCGCCATGACCCGCGGCCAGTGGGAGGCAAAGGTCCTCGGCCTGATGATGATCTTCGCCTACACGTTCTTCAAGTTCGGCTGGGCCTACCGTCTGTTCAACTATTGCTCGATCCTGGTCGGCGCCGTGCCGCACGACACCACCCCGACCCCGCACGCGCTCGCGATGGCGGAAAAGGCAGCGGCCATGAACATTCTCGCCGGCCGTCACTTCAACCAGGGTCAGCGGGCGCTGTTCTTTTCCATCGGCTTCATGAGCTGGTTCGCCGGGCCGTTGCCGTTCGTCGCCGTCACAAGTTGCGTCACTTTGGTGCTCACACGCAGGCAGTTCTTCTCGAATGCGCTGGAGGCGGCGCGCACGCCGACTGGCGAGAACAACCAGGTCTAA
- a CDS encoding ATP-dependent Clp protease proteolytic subunit: MKDYAATSPSRLDEEEDEEKTKTQQSIPVDKHLFEARTVLITGQITMELARDVCARLMALAQVSNDPITVIVSSPGGHVESGDMIHDTIKFIVPKVRMLGMGWVASAGALIFVSVPLEDRYCTPNTRFLLHQPSGGAGGPATDIEIQAREILKMKDRLNKIFSEATGQPVERIDKDTDRDYWMSPDEAIKYGLVGKIAAQASELG, translated from the coding sequence ATGAAGGATTATGCCGCCACTTCGCCCTCCCGTCTCGACGAGGAAGAGGATGAAGAAAAGACCAAGACGCAGCAGTCGATCCCCGTCGATAAACACCTGTTTGAGGCACGCACCGTTCTCATCACGGGCCAGATCACCATGGAGTTGGCGCGGGACGTTTGCGCGCGGCTGATGGCGCTGGCACAGGTCTCGAACGATCCGATCACCGTGATCGTGTCCTCGCCGGGCGGCCACGTGGAATCCGGCGACATGATCCACGACACCATCAAGTTTATCGTGCCGAAGGTGCGCATGCTGGGCATGGGCTGGGTGGCGAGCGCGGGCGCGCTGATTTTCGTGTCGGTGCCGCTCGAGGATCGCTATTGCACCCCGAACACCCGCTTTCTGCTGCACCAACCGTCCGGTGGCGCAGGCGGCCCGGCAACCGATATCGAGATCCAGGCGCGCGAGATCCTGAAGATGAAGGATCGCCTGAACAAGATCTTCTCCGAAGCCACGGGGCAGCCGGTCGAGCGGATCGACAAGGACACCGACCGGGACTACTGGATGTCTCCCGACGAGGCGATCAAGTACGGTCTCGTCGGCAAGATCGCCGCACAGGCATCCGAACTCGGCTAG
- a CDS encoding GGDEF domain-containing protein, translated as MNLDISTLLLLLGTLCFLVGITLLWVWRTTRQEVGLFWWGISFLVRAPAFPLIMARGYIPDWISIDVAVGFLMLGLGTGWYGSRGFSGRPMYVPVALAPLAIWLFASQVPALHDDTSNRMLLISGLTAIYSSAVAIEFWRCANDGAFLRRGLAILFAINGGLHAVRGIYSLVSDLPYDIMNAGNGFAASMYFPSVILMIGALLGVALHNDRTMRALRQEAEFDSLTNVLTRKAVFTLADREISRVQQDGGFIALLLFDLDHFKTINDSHGHQAGDMVLLRFCETIGGRLRKSDLFGRIGGEEFVAMLPDVDGPTACRIADELRRAVDELSIVRAGQVIPVSVSIGVACARGGVAALDALMQEADEALYGAKQQGRNQVQLGGLAPAFAAHS; from the coding sequence ATGAATCTTGATATTTCAACCCTGCTGCTGCTGCTGGGCACCCTGTGTTTTCTCGTCGGCATTACTTTGCTTTGGGTCTGGCGCACGACCCGGCAGGAGGTCGGACTTTTCTGGTGGGGGATCAGCTTTCTGGTGCGTGCGCCGGCGTTTCCCCTGATCATGGCGCGTGGATATATTCCCGACTGGATTTCAATCGATGTCGCGGTCGGGTTTCTGATGCTCGGACTTGGAACCGGCTGGTACGGTTCTCGTGGCTTCTCGGGGCGGCCAATGTATGTCCCCGTCGCATTGGCGCCACTCGCGATATGGCTGTTCGCCAGCCAGGTGCCCGCGCTTCACGACGACACCAGCAACAGGATGCTGCTGATCTCCGGCCTGACGGCGATCTACTCGTCGGCCGTTGCCATCGAGTTCTGGCGGTGCGCCAACGACGGTGCGTTCCTGCGCAGGGGGTTGGCCATACTGTTCGCGATCAACGGCGGCCTGCATGCGGTGCGCGGGATCTACTCGCTGGTCTCGGACCTGCCCTATGACATCATGAATGCGGGAAACGGCTTCGCTGCGTCGATGTATTTTCCCTCTGTCATCCTGATGATTGGCGCGCTGCTCGGCGTCGCCCTGCACAACGACCGCACCATGCGTGCGCTGCGCCAGGAGGCGGAGTTCGATTCGCTGACCAACGTTCTGACCCGCAAGGCGGTGTTCACCCTTGCCGACCGGGAGATCAGCCGGGTGCAGCAGGATGGCGGCTTCATCGCCTTGCTGCTGTTCGATCTCGATCACTTCAAGACGATCAACGATTCCCACGGCCACCAGGCCGGTGACATGGTGCTGCTGCGGTTCTGCGAGACCATTGGCGGGCGGTTGAGAAAGAGCGATCTGTTCGGTCGTATTGGCGGCGAGGAATTTGTGGCGATGTTGCCCGACGTCGATGGACCGACGGCTTGCCGTATTGCCGATGAGTTGCGCCGGGCCGTCGACGAGCTGAGCATCGTGCGCGCGGGACAGGTCATTCCGGTCTCCGTCAGCATCGGTGTCGCCTGCGCGCGCGGCGGCGTGGCGGCGCTTGATGCCCTGATGCAGGAGGCGGACGAGGCGCTTTACGGCGCCAAGCAGCAGGGCAGGAACCAGGTTCAATTGGGCGGGCTCGCTCCGGCGTTCGCCGCTCATTCCTGA
- a CDS encoding lysozyme inhibitor LprI family protein, with protein sequence MRSILLCAVVALAAASGARAQDNFLETTAADRSNLQSCIEAAHDMNALVDQCIGAAADPCMDHPDNQHTMGMSACAVREQRFWDERLNAAYSELRRVLGEPVRTELRDVQRLWIKWRDTSCAFTIAYYDGGTAYKPAMALCGMRATARRAIDLQEILDLLKSR encoded by the coding sequence ATGCGGTCGATTTTGCTTTGCGCCGTGGTGGCGCTTGCGGCTGCGTCGGGAGCGCGGGCGCAGGACAATTTTCTGGAAACGACGGCGGCGGACCGTTCCAACCTGCAATCGTGCATCGAGGCGGCGCACGATATGAACGCCCTGGTCGACCAGTGTATCGGCGCCGCCGCCGACCCATGCATGGATCATCCCGACAATCAGCACACGATGGGCATGAGCGCATGCGCCGTCCGCGAGCAGAGGTTCTGGGACGAACGGCTGAACGCGGCCTACTCGGAACTGAGACGCGTTCTCGGCGAGCCGGTCCGCACTGAACTGCGCGACGTGCAGCGTTTGTGGATCAAGTGGCGCGACACCTCCTGCGCCTTCACGATCGCCTATTACGATGGCGGCACGGCCTACAAGCCCGCGATGGCCCTGTGCGGCATGCGGGCGACGGCGCGCCGCGCGATCGACCTTCAGGAAATTCTCGACCTCTTGAAAAGCCGCTGA